A genomic window from Vigna radiata var. radiata cultivar VC1973A chromosome 2, Vradiata_ver6, whole genome shotgun sequence includes:
- the LOC106756317 gene encoding photosystem II 5 kDa protein, chloroplastic-like, with product MASITMAASLIGSSVTSNRSPVASPRRLVVANASKAVEGEKTRVSYENDKEGNNGRRNMMFAAAAAAVCSVAGMAMADEPKRGTPEAKKIYSPVCVTMPTARICHK from the coding sequence AATCACCATGGCAGCATCACTCATTGGCAGCTCAGTCACCAGCAACCGGTCTCCGGTGGCATCCCCGAGGAGGTTGGTGGTGGCAAATGCTTCCAAAGCAGTTGAAGGAGAAAAGACAAGGGTCAGTTATGAGAATGACAAGGAAGGCAACAATGGCAGGAGGAACATGATGTTTGCTGCTGCAGCAGCAGCTGTTTGCTCTGTTGCTGGAATGGCCATGGCTGATGAGCCCAAACGTGGCACCCCTGAAGCTAAGAAAATCTATTCCCCTGTTTGTGTCACCATGCCAACTGCCAGGATTTGTCACAAATGA